In Microbulbifer sp. GL-2, the following are encoded in one genomic region:
- a CDS encoding DUF6249 domain-containing protein, whose protein sequence is MRARNSQSMRASARWLVTLVAAFAALGSWAQDEDIALPEPPAPPELNAEAPEAPESRVRIMRDDNGVLTIKTEGEDGERSEVRVDLGSDFGGPLSQRIIEKLESKGILDERGQVVEEALDSVPENVEIGLSKKYDSRFNDSKESHSGEAFHQVVTLPMLALICVFGMPVLIVWLVTRNSYRKKQLVMENINRMVAEGRDVPPEMLDMLEGDSPRNPNDRGITLIAVGAAVFIWLTALAGIGVGSLGLIPLFIGLARFINWKLDNKQV, encoded by the coding sequence ATGAGAGCGAGAAATTCACAATCCATGCGAGCGAGTGCCCGCTGGCTGGTAACCCTGGTAGCTGCATTCGCTGCCCTGGGTAGCTGGGCACAGGATGAGGACATAGCACTGCCCGAGCCCCCGGCTCCACCTGAGCTAAATGCCGAGGCCCCGGAGGCTCCCGAGTCACGGGTCCGCATTATGCGCGATGACAATGGCGTACTCACCATCAAAACCGAGGGAGAGGACGGAGAGCGCAGTGAGGTCAGGGTAGATCTTGGCTCAGATTTTGGCGGCCCCCTGAGTCAACGAATTATCGAGAAGCTGGAGAGCAAGGGCATTCTCGATGAGCGTGGACAGGTGGTCGAGGAGGCCCTAGACAGTGTTCCAGAGAATGTTGAGATCGGCCTGTCCAAAAAATATGATTCTCGATTCAATGACTCGAAGGAATCTCATTCTGGCGAGGCTTTCCACCAGGTAGTGACGCTGCCAATGCTGGCTTTGATCTGCGTCTTTGGTATGCCGGTGCTGATTGTCTGGCTGGTAACTCGCAATAGTTATCGCAAGAAGCAGCTGGTGATGGAAAATATCAATCGTATGGTGGCTGAAGGCCGGGATGTACCACCTGAGATGCTGGATATGCTTGAGGGCGATAGTCCCAGGAATCCCAATGATCGAGGTATTACTCTGATTGCGGTGGGTGCCGCAGTGTTTATCTGGCTTACCGCCCTGGCAGGAATTGGTGTGGGTAGCCTGGGCCTGATCCCTCTGTTCATCGGCCTGGCCCGCTTTATCAACTGGAAGCTCGATAACAAGCAGGTGTAG
- a CDS encoding sigma-70 family RNA polymerase sigma factor, which produces MDLNDEELIRRTVKDGDQRAYAQLVRRYQSQLRFSLRQLCDGDQGLADDMAQEAFIKAYKALPAFRGDARFSTWLYRIAYNLVMSHKRKNAPEVDQDAVDRAQAEETVEESQQLGMARDLNSAMGSLSDAQREAIHLCMQRGFSHEEAASIMKLPLGTVKSHVNRARAKLRSLLQPWREEVVNG; this is translated from the coding sequence ATGGACCTCAATGATGAGGAATTGATCAGGCGTACCGTCAAAGACGGGGACCAGCGGGCGTATGCCCAGCTGGTTCGTCGCTATCAGTCACAGCTGCGATTCTCGCTCCGCCAGCTGTGCGATGGTGACCAGGGCCTGGCGGACGATATGGCGCAGGAGGCCTTTATTAAGGCCTATAAGGCGTTGCCGGCATTTCGGGGGGATGCCCGGTTCAGCACCTGGTTGTACCGTATCGCCTACAATCTCGTCATGAGCCATAAGCGCAAGAACGCCCCGGAAGTGGATCAGGACGCGGTCGACAGAGCACAAGCGGAAGAGACGGTGGAAGAGTCCCAGCAGCTGGGCATGGCAAGGGACCTGAACTCTGCAATGGGGAGCCTGAGCGACGCCCAGCGCGAGGCGATACACTTGTGTATGCAGAGGGGCTTTTCCCATGAGGAGGCGGCAAGCATTATGAAGTTGCCGCTAGGTACGGTAAAATCCCATGTAAATCGCGCGAGGGCCAAGCTGCGTAGCTTGCTCCAGCCATGGCGCGAGGAGGTGGTAAATGGTTAA
- a CDS encoding GNAT family N-acetyltransferase, whose amino-acid sequence MELEIRAAKKSDFGAISEIFDHPTVVAQSSQHPYLGIERISNLLDDKDDSLILLVAELEERIQGYICINLNTKPRAKHVASFGMAIHPNSHGKGIGSILLEETINMADNWLNIIRLELEVYTDNEHGIYLYKKFGFKVEGESKFASFKDGAYAGLYRMARIHPKFHQALRIED is encoded by the coding sequence ATGGAACTTGAAATTAGAGCTGCAAAGAAAAGTGATTTTGGAGCGATCTCTGAAATATTTGACCATCCAACCGTGGTAGCACAGAGCTCTCAACACCCTTATCTTGGCATTGAAAGAATTTCCAACTTACTTGATGATAAGGACGATAGTTTAATTCTTCTTGTAGCTGAGCTAGAAGAAAGGATCCAGGGATATATCTGTATAAACTTGAATACGAAACCCAGAGCTAAGCATGTGGCAAGCTTTGGAATGGCTATACATCCAAATAGTCATGGAAAAGGTATTGGGAGTATTTTACTGGAAGAAACTATCAATATGGCAGACAACTGGTTAAACATTATTCGCCTTGAGTTGGAAGTTTATACTGATAATGAACATGGTATTTACTTATATAAAAAATTTGGCTTTAAAGTTGAAGGGGAGTCAAAGTTTGCTTCGTTTAAAGATGGTGCATACGCTGGCCTATATCGTATGGCTAGAATCCACCCAAAATTTCATCAAGCATTGCGGATTGAAGATTAA
- a CDS encoding serine hydrolase has product MVATITAHADDTLQTFLEQTLSTARDKNSLPAIAALIQINGKTAAVAVDGVRAQGRQELATIGDRWHIGSNTKAITATMIARLVEQGVMQFEDTLADSFPAFAKKMDPAYRDITITQLLSHTAGLAPLTDDKELPQFEAVIEPVNGIQAQRMAVARNYLTMPPASVAGSFAYSNLGYIIAGAIAEARTGKTWEDLINEQIFAPLGIKDGGFAAPGFSDKWDQPRGHKKTFWGKLTPLDPADKHSDNPQALGPAGTINISLKDWILFVEDQLNGVHGHGKLLKTETYRKLHSPVTGNYALGWGAVYDPELLLLTHTGSNGYWLADMRIMPKHDIIFLIAMNSGDDAAEKSMKEIRKRLMERLKPFE; this is encoded by the coding sequence ATGGTAGCAACCATTACCGCACATGCCGACGATACGCTGCAGACATTTCTCGAGCAGACACTTAGCACAGCACGCGACAAAAACAGCCTCCCTGCTATCGCTGCGCTGATTCAAATCAACGGTAAGACCGCTGCTGTGGCAGTGGACGGTGTTCGTGCACAGGGTCGTCAGGAACTGGCCACTATCGGCGATCGTTGGCACATTGGATCCAATACAAAGGCGATAACTGCAACAATGATCGCACGCCTTGTTGAACAAGGCGTTATGCAGTTTGAGGATACACTTGCGGATTCGTTTCCCGCTTTCGCGAAAAAGATGGATCCCGCTTACCGCGACATAACTATCACGCAATTGCTCAGCCACACTGCGGGCTTAGCGCCCCTGACCGACGATAAGGAGCTTCCTCAATTTGAAGCAGTAATCGAACCAGTAAACGGAATACAAGCACAACGCATGGCGGTAGCACGCAATTATCTCACGATGCCGCCCGCCTCCGTAGCCGGCTCATTTGCATATTCCAATCTCGGTTATATTATCGCGGGCGCCATCGCCGAGGCTCGAACAGGCAAAACCTGGGAGGATCTCATCAATGAACAGATCTTTGCTCCGCTTGGGATCAAGGATGGGGGTTTTGCAGCACCCGGATTCTCAGACAAGTGGGACCAACCACGTGGTCATAAAAAGACCTTCTGGGGCAAGCTCACACCACTTGATCCCGCTGACAAACATAGTGATAACCCCCAAGCTCTCGGCCCCGCCGGCACGATCAATATTTCTCTCAAGGATTGGATTCTCTTCGTAGAAGACCAACTCAATGGCGTACATGGTCACGGCAAACTGCTGAAGACCGAAACCTATCGCAAGTTGCACTCACCGGTGACTGGTAATTATGCACTCGGTTGGGGCGCAGTGTACGACCCTGAATTATTGCTTCTTACACACACCGGCAGTAATGGTTATTGGCTCGCTGACATGCGCATTATGCCCAAGCACGACATAATTTTTCTAATTGCGATGAACTCCGGTGATGATGCTGCGGAAAAGTCGATGAAAGAAATCCGCAAGCGCCTTATGGAACGTTTGAAACCATTCGAGTGA